TGTTGCTGTGAACGGTTGCGGCGATGTTTTTACCGCTGGCGAAGTCCGGGATCTTGCCCAGCCGACGCTCTCTGATTGGCTTGTGCGGGTTTTATACGCTCAGGAACCTTGCGGGAAAAATAAACCTACTGGGAACTAAAGATTTGCGGCCCGACAGAAGCGGGGACGCGCACGTCCTCGTTTCGAGCGCAGTTTGAATAGAAGAAACAAACTGCCAAATATAAAACGGAGCAAAAAAGAAAACCGCGAATTTTATTTTTAGACATCCATGACTCTCCCGAACGCATTTGGGATCTTAATTTATTTTTGCAAAGATCGGGAAGTTTCACTCTTAAAAAGAGCTTAAAGACTCACCTTGAGTCGAGGAAAAAGCCGGGGAATTAAGGACCAGAAAACAAAACAAGTGAAGACTGTTCGCTTTTGAAACAGGGAACTCTGACTAAGAGCCGTTCTGCCAGGGCCTTGCCATAAAGCGAAAACTTCAGTGTAGGCACAAGACTCTCAGACAGTTATTTCAACTCTACCTTGGCATTTTTAATCTGGGTAAGGTAGTTGCGCAAATCATTTTCCACACTTTGACGGGCGAGGGCTTTCGCTTTGCCTGCGGCCCATTGGCCATTTTTCACGATCTTCATAATCGTTTCATCAACTTCAATCGGATGACCGGCGCGAGTTAGGATAGCGCGGGTGTCGAGCACCGCTTTCGTGTAACGCTTAAGTTCGGCGACTTCCACGTCGTTAAGTTTCGCAAGATCAAGGGTCCAATCCATGCCGAGCACGCCCAGCTTCACTTTGTTTTTAAGGCTTTTATCGACGTTACTCATCTTCGCAACAATGGTGGCCAAAATAAAGTTGTGACGAGCCTGCAAGAGCTGCACAAGTTTCTCTTCAAAATTAAGAAGCTCATATGAGGAGTGCGACAATTCACTGACGGTGATTTTGCCGGCATCTAGCGCCGTTTTTTCGGCCAGAGCTTTCTCGATCAGTGACAGCATCGAGATGTGTTCAAGGCCTTTGGCATCCACGCGGTTTTTCTGTTTGTCATTTACTTCATGCATGGTGGTCGCTAAAGCCAAAAAGTTTTTCTCTTTATTATCCGACGTTGTGGGAGAGATAAAATCATTCGTGGGCGCATACTCGTGAATCTCACGGATGAATTCCCGTGCGGCTGAAACGGCGAGTTCTTCACGGCGCACATCATTGTCGAGACCTTGCATCGACCACAATTGAAATTCAAAAGCCCAATAGTATTTCACGCCCAAGGCCAATTTCTTTGGTATCTCGGTGGCTTCGCTCATTTGCTCTAAAAATTCTTTGCGAAGAATCGCGGCATTCCCTTGGCGAAGAGCATCGTAGAGTTCCGCCGTTTTTGAGTCGAGCGATTCGGACTTTTTATCAAGCTCGGTGGTTTTTTCTTCCATGCGTTTCGTGGTTTCGCTCATCTCGACAGTGGCTTTGTGCATATCATCGAGATTCTTTTTCATCTCACAGGCCGACACAAGACCGCCAGCACAAGCCAACAACACAAGGGATTTCAAACGAGAGTCCCGAAGCATAGAATCCTCCAAAAATTATTTGGAAAAAGACTCAGCAGAAAGAATGCCAGAAAAATGGAGTATGAACTCTATCAAGGGAGATATAGTGAGAGATATTCGATTCGCGGGTGTCGCGTTTCTAGACAGTCGGGAAAAACTTCCAAAAGCCGAATAGGCCTAAGCGGTGGCTTTTCGGGATTTCTTTCGCTGAAAGCCCGTCAACCATTCGGTGCCAAAATAAATGAAAGCGACCAGAGGAAAGAGGAAGCCCACCCACGAGGTTAAAACCCATCCTCCCTTAGCATAAGCCCAAGCTCCTGAGAAAGATCCCAAGGCTCCGCCGACGAAAATCGTCGCGACATAAAGTCCATTCAGACGGCTTCGATACTTCGCGCGTAAAGAGAAAATAGCTCTTTGACCAAGAACCAAATTGGCTGTGATACCCGCATCAAGCAGAATCGCCGCAAATACCAGAATAGCCAAAGAAAGCAAAGAACCCGGCGCAAAAAGATGTGTGATTAAAAAGGAAAGGGACGCCGAGATCATCGCAACAGCCGTCGCAGATCTGCTAAATCCTTTATCCGCTAATCTGCCTGCGAACGGAGCCGAGATCGCCCCCGCCACACCTGCAAGAGCGAAAAAGGCGATCGCCGTCTGACTTAATTGAAAATCAGGTCCCGCCAAATAAAGCGGAGCTGTCGTCCAAAACAAGCTAAATGCGCCAAACATGCACGCTTGATAAATCGCTCTTCTTCTTAAGACCGGCGTACGCACAAAGAGATGACCCATTGACGCCAACAAGCGCGGGTAAGGTGTATTGAGCGGAGCGGGCTCTCGCGCCGGAAGCATTTTGTAAAGAGCAATGGCCAAAATCACAAGAAGCAAACCCGACAAATAAAAAATCGCGTGCCACGAAAACAAATCCGCAAGAATGCTGGCAGCAGGACGTGACAACATAATTCCAAGCATAAGACCGCTCATCAGATTGCCGACAACGCGACCACGAATATTTTCCGGAGTCAGGTGTGCACTGTAAGGGACAATGATTTGCACACACGAAGCGCCAAGTCCCGTGACCAGCGCCGCTAAAAAATACGGAATGATGTCACTCACAAAGCCGAGTCCGACGACGCCGACAAAGGCGACGCCAATCATTGTAAGAATCAGTTTACGATTTTCAAAAAGGTCCCCGAGCGGAACAAGAAGCAAGACACCAAGTCCGTAACCCACTTGAGTCAACGTGACGATCAAACCCGAAGACGAGGCACTAAGGCCGATACTCTCACGAATCAAAGCGATCAAGGGCTGAGCATAATAAAGATTCGAGGCCAGAACCGCGACGGCAAAGCCAAGAAGAAAAACAAGATTTTTAGAGAGAACCGGCGCAGAAGAAGAAGGAGACTGTTCGTTCATAGAAACTCACAAACCGAGAAAGAAGGTTGTCTAAGAAGAACTTAAACCTTTCCTTCTGTCTCGGCAAGAGGAGAACTGCCTGCGAATTTAGTTCATATTTACGAGTGCCTGGTCGATCGCGCGCGCCAATTCCAAATTCTTTTTATTGGCCATCCAGCCTGAATTCATCGCACGCTCCTTCATTAAAGCGTCTTTGGCTTCGGGATCTTGCAGATAACTGAGGGCGCGCGTTGCAGCGTCTTTCATCTCTTGATCATCTGATTTCAACAACTTGAGAATATCGGGTATCGCGGGCGCCCCGGCTTTGCCCAGCGCTTGACTGCACCAGTCGCGAACGGAAGGCGTTTTATCATGCACACAAGCCGCTGCGGTTTGCAGTGCGACTTTTTCGTCACTCCATGTGGTTTCGGCAAAAGCGCGGGCTGCGACTTCTTTGGACGTCACTTGCGGAGTCAGTATTTCTTTTTGCAAAGCAATCAGGCCAGTTGAGCCCAGACAAGAAAGGGCTTTGACAGCGGGGTCTTCCGCTTCGCCGGTTTTAATCGCTTGCAGCACATTTGTGATTTGTTCCTCGCTAAGTTCGCGCGCTTTTTTCGGAAGCGAACAAATCATGCGCACGGCAAGGTCACGATGTTCATCATTGGCGGAAAGATTTTCGCTTACGAACTTGGTGACAAGGTCTTCGCGCTGAAGTTCAGACACAAGAAGCTCGGAAGCCAAAGCGCTGGTCTTAGGCGTATCCAGTAAAGTCGTAAGGCGTTTGCTGACCCAGGCCTTTTCGTCTTCACCAAGCTTCAGCATCACTAACGAGGATGCCTCAATCACAGGCAAAGGCTCGGCCGCGCTGATGCGTTTCACTAAAAGATAACCAATTTGTTTTACGTTGCTGACACCGAATTTCATCATTTGCTGAATCGCTTCTGCGCGAACAACGGCATGGGGGTGTTTCAGCATAATGTCAGCAAGCTTAGGCAAGCCGACGATCGATTTAATTTCCGCGCATCCCACGGCTTTGATAGCCCAGAAGACCGTGTCAGCGTCTCCTTGCGCCGTCAGTGTTCTTTGAATCAGTTTGTTCTTGTCGTTGCACGACGTGCCTGTCTGAACTGCCGCTTGCAATTCCAGAGCGGTCGGGTGCACAGCAGGAATGGATTCTTCGTTAGGACGCTCGGATTTCGCGGTCGCAGTGGCTTCGTTATTTTCTGACGCCGCATCTTGGGAAAAGACAAAATCAGGTCGGCTTTCGCGATATGCCGTCGCCACCGTACGTCCGACAAAAATCGCTGTGATAGGCACAATCAAGAAAATCGGCCAGCTTAGAACAAACGCTGAAACCCGGCTGAAGGCCACGCGTGAACACCATACAAGAATAGGGCCCATGACTCCGCGGATGGCAAAGAACAAACAGAGCAATGCAAAAAAAGGAATGACCGCCGCCTGCCAAATCACCGGAGCCCAATCTAGCTTACCGACACCATAGACAGTATAAGCAATGCCGATCGCGATCCCTGCTTGGAGAAACCACCACCAAGGATTCGTGCGCAGAGTGGCGGGAAGGGAGTGAGCGATCCAAATGCCCGCCTTGGTCAGCGTGCGGAAGTTCATATAAAGACAAACAAATGCGCCGGTGCCGATCATCCATAAATAATAGTCATGGACGAAGGGAAGAAAGTGAATAACGGTTCCATCCAACACCATGGCCGTTATAATAAGACAGAAAAATAGAAACCAAGGAAGCATCAAATAGCGAAGGGCATTGAATTTCATCTAGACTCCTCCCAAGGGATAAAAACCCCCTGAGGTTAGCACAAGACAAACTCATGCAAAGAAATTTGCACACTCACGCTGGACCAAAGAAAAGAAGAAAGTGAAAAAAGCGGTTATTCTTTAGCGGGCCCGCTCGGCGAGAATGCGCCCGCACTGGTCTAATAGAGTGGCGCGAATTCGGTCCCGGTGTTGAATAAATTCCGGCAGCTTTGTGGTCTGCACGATTTTATAAAGACTGATGGTGCGTGCAAGATCAATAAGTCGTTGTTTCTGGGGGCCGCGGGAAAGCGGAAACTTCGGAATCGTGATATTTTCCTGCGTCGCTGTTTGAACCGCCGTCACCCAGTCGATTTCAGTTTGGGTGAGATAAATTGTCGGGAAAAAAGAAACCGGCTCTTGTGAAGAGCTTTCCGCGGCTTTGATTTGTGTGTTAAGCCAGCGCAACTCTGCTTCTATTTTTTGAAATTCGCTGTCGTACTTTTTGCCGAAAAGTTTAAAGACCGTTTTTTTCCAAGCCGCGCAGAAGTCGTCAAAAGTTATATCTTGCGCTTTTTCAAACTGCGGAGGATTCGTAATATAGTGCAAAGTCTTCGTCAAAACATCCGTCCCGATGACGGCGCTATTGGACTTCATATTTAAACGCATCAAATGGTGCGCCCAACTGGCGATGTTAAGAACGGATCCATTGTTAACAAGCGCGGAACGAAAATCCAAATGGAAATTTTCAAAAACCGCCATGTGCATGGGGCGGTCTAAGTAGCGATCGAACGCACTTTTTTTGCGCTCATTTTTCGGAAGCATAAAAAAGTCATTCAAGCGTTCAGAGAATTTTTCAAACGTTTCATGCCACAAGCTTTCGCGTTGGCAGGTTTTGTAAAGCTGAAAGGCTTTTGTCGGCGTGGGCTCGGCCTCATCCAAAAGGGCGTTGATTTTTTCTTCCAATAAACGCGGAAACGAACTCCAAAGCTCTCTGATCATAGAGTTCAGTTTAACAGGTCCTTAAACAGAATTCTGATTTTCAGTTTTTGTCGAACTCTTCGACAGTTTCTATGCGGGCTCGATTTTACCAGTGAAGAGCGCGTGGATTTTCTCCCATTTCTCACAGGACGGAGCTTCGATTTTTAAAACTTCGCCGGTCCACGGGTGTTGCATCTCCACAGAAGTCGCTTTCAGGCAAAGACCCTTGATATCTAAATGATCACGAAAAAAACGGTTGTGATGAGAGTCGCCGTGCTCGATATCCCCAAGCAACGGGTGGGCGATACGATCAAAGTGACGTCGAATCTGATGCCAGCGGCCCGTAACAGGATGGACTTCCACCAAAGAGTAGCGCGAGGTCGGATACTTTTTCCCGACTGCGAAAGGAAGCTCAAGAGTCTGCAAAGTTTTATACTCCGTCTTCGCTGCAACGGGTTCCATTTCGCCTTCCACTTCCAGAGGAATGTCGATGGAGCCCGTGTTATCGGTAAACCCGCGCACCACAGCCTGATATGTTTTGTGCATCTGTCTTTCCATAAACAGGCGGCTCAGTTCACGTGTGGCGTTTCGTGATTTCGCCCAAAGCAAAACCCCGCTTGTCGGGGCGTCCAAGCGATGCACGGGGAACACATCCTGTTTCATCATTTTTTTTAGAAGATAAAGACAGATCTTTTCCTTCGGCACGGGATAGGGAGAAAGCTCTGGAGGGTGCACAAAGAAACCCGCGGGCTTGTCGATGGCAAAGAAATGTTCGTCTTCAAAAAGGATGTTCATGGACGGCATCTTAGGAAGAGCCGCGCTCGCGGTCAAGGCGGGCGAGGGTGGCGGGTTTACCTTTTTTCATGGCTGTCACGGCCTTCGCCGTTTGTGCGCTCTTCAGAGGGAGTTATATTCGAGAAGAGGAGGCATGGACTTTGTAAATACGGGGGCATCTGCATGTTTTCGTTTTTGAGGAGTGTCCCATGTTTAAGAAAATCTTAGCCGCTTCAGCCCTTGTGTTCTCGGTATCTACGGTGGCTCATGCCAACGAAGTGGTTGTGACTTGCCGCGGGTCAGTTCTTGCCGACATGTCCACGAGCGAAAACTACACGATCTCTATTACGGATTTTGGCGACGTTCTTGTTGAGGGCCAGTACAAAAATTCTCGCGGTCTTTTGATGCGTATCAACGTTGCGGAAGAAGTCGTAAAAAATGACGGCGAAGGCCTCGTTCTTATGACGGCAAAAAAACGTTTGGGTATGACTTATTCTAAGCAGGCTATCGAAGTGGACTACCGCACGGGCAAAGGGGAAGTGCGCGATTACCAAATGCTCAACAGCGCTCTTAAGGCAAAAGTCGTCTATCTTTCCCACTGTCAGCGTTAGTTTTATCGTGTGCGGGAACATGGTTTCCAATAGGTCCATGGTGTTTCGCATACGAAATGCCGTGCCGTTGACTGACAGCGTGCGCCGAATAAAAAATCTTTGTTTTGCAAATTCCCCGACCTAAGTAAGAATGGGGGCATGTCAAATAGGATTCTATTTTCCGTTTTGTGTGTGTTCCTTCTTTCCTCCAACTCCTCTCCAGCAGCGACTTTGCAGGAAGCTTATCAATCAGCTTTGCAAAAAAATGAGATTGTCGGTTTGCAGAATTCTCAGGTTACGCAGATCCGCGAGCAGGTGAAACAAGTGCGCGGCGGTTTGTATCCTCAGATCAACGCCAATGCGACATACTTGATTCAACCGCAGCCGTCCGATCCGATTGCGCGGCAATTCTTTCCAGACAGGCAGACGACCATCGCGCTGACAGCTAATCAGGTTTTATTCCGTGGCTTGCGAGAGTTTGCGGGTGTTCGCCAAGCGAAAGATCTTGAGCAATCGGCAGAGGAAAAACGCAACCAAGCCTTGGTCCTTCTTTATCAGGATGTCACAACGGCTTATCTGAATGTTCTGACTCTGGAGCAGGATCTTAAAAACGTGGAAGTGCAGATCAAAATTTACGACGAGCGCGTGAAAGAGCTGCGCGGTCGCGTCCGTCGCGGAGAATCCAATTCGACAGAAATTCTGACAGCTCAATCCAGTGAAGCCGCTTTGAAAGCGGAAGAACAAGTCCTGCGCGGAAATCTGAAAATGGCGCGCGAGACTTTCGGTTTTGTCACGGGTCTTCCCACGAATGAACCGTTGGTTGATCCTGATCTAGCTTCCAAGAAAAACCTGGCTCCCTTAGAAAGTTACTTAAAGTCCGCGGAAAACCGCTACGATATCAAATCCGCGGTGAAACTTTTTGAGGCCATGGAAGAAGAAGTGAAAATCGCCAAAGGCGCACACTGGCCTTCTTTGGATCTTACGGGAAATTATTATTTCAAACGACCTGAAGGGTTTAGTGAAGATTTAAATTGGGATTTGCAGTTCCGTTTGGTTTTGCCGCTATTTGAAGGTGGTTCGACTCAAGCAAAGGTGCGGGAAGCCGCCGCTAAAAGAATGGAAGCCGATTTGACTTTGGCGCGTTTGCGTCGTCAGGCCGAGCAAGAGATCCGCGCTTATCATGAAAACTATCAAGCGCGGATCAGTCAGGTCGAAGCTTTACAAAAAGCGGAAAGCCTTTCCGAGAAAAACTATCAAGTCTTGCAACGTGATTATCGTCGCGGACTGGCACGCAATATCGACGTGCAAATCGCTTTAACGGATTTCCGTATTGCCAGCCGCGCTTTGGATCAAGCGCGCTATGCTGCGCAACTCGATCTTGTCCGTCTGCAAATTGCATCTGCGGAAATCATCGCTCCGCAAGTGAAGGAAGATTAAAATGGTATTGTCAGATTTATCAATCCGCAGACCCGTGTTTGCGTGGATGTTGATGTTTGGTTTGATCGTCTTCGGTGCGATCAGCTTTATGCGTATGGGGGTGAGTGAACTTCCTGACGTGGATTTCCCGGTGATCTCACTGTCTGTGCGTTACGAAGGGGCGGCCCCTGAAGTCATGGAAGCGGACGTGATCGACCCGATCGAAGATGCCTTGATCAGTATTCAAGGTGTTAAGAATATCACTTCCGTCGCCCGCAACAGTACGGCGGATATCACAGTTGAATTCGACCTTGAACGAAATATCGACGTGGCCTTCCAGGACGTACAGGCGAAAATCTCGCAAATCCAAGGTGCCTTGCCACAGGATATGGATACGCCAACGGTGATGAAGATCAACCCGGAAGATTTCCCGATCATGTGGTTGTCGCTTTCAAGTTCCAAAATGCCTTTGGAAGAGATGATGGTTTTCGTGAAAGACGAAATCCGCGACCGTCTAACAACAGTTCCCGGCGTGGGAAATCTTTGGATGCCTGGTTATCTCGAGCCGAATCTGCGCGTATGGGTACGCAATGAAGATCTCCATAAATATGCGCTTTCCGCGGCGGACGTGACAAACACGTTGCGTGCGGAGCATGCGGAACCTCCGGCGGGTCGTTCTGAATTTGAAAAGACAGAGTACAGCCTGCGTACGCTCGGTGAAGCTAAAACAATTCCGCAGTTCAATAAAATTCTTATTAACACGCGCGGTGGCGGGCCGAACTACAGTCCTATCACTTTAGATAAAGTCGCGGATATTAAAGAGGGCATGGTCGACGTTGTGCAGTTTGCCCGCGCTAACGGCAAAGCGGCCGTCGGTTTGGGTGTTGTGAAACAGCGTGGCTCCAACGCGGTTTCTGTCGCGCACGCGGTGAAAGACCGTATTGCTGAAATTCAAAAAACGCTGCCCGAGGGAATGCAGATCGTCGTGAACTACGACGGAACCAAGTTCGTTGAAGAATCCGTTCACGAATTGGTTTTAACTTTGATCTTGGCCGCTATCTTGACATCTTTAGTGTGCTGGCTCTTCCTGGGGTCCTGGTCGTCAACGTTCAACGTTTTGTTGGCGATTCCGACTTCGGTTTTGGGAAGTTTCATCATTCTATACTTTGCCGGATTCACGCTGAATATCTTTACATTGATGGGTCTTTCTTTGGCGATTGGTATCGTTGTCGATGACGCCATCATGGTTCTGGAAAACATCATTCGTCATCTTGAGATGGGAAAAAGTAAAAAAGACGCCGCTTTGGTCGGCGCTCGCGAAATCACGTTCGCAGCAATGGCCGCGTCCGTGTCGCTTGTCGCGATCTTCTTACCCATCGCCTTTATGGAAGGATTGATCGGTCGTTTCTTATTCCAGTTCGGTGTCACGATGAGTGCGGCGGTGATGATTTCCTTGTTGGAAGCCCTGACTCTGACTCCGATGCGTGCGTCTCAGTTCGTAGAATCAGGCGAAAGAAAAACGCGTTTGGGCCGGGCGTTTGAGCACGGTTTTGAAAGAATGCGCCACTTCTATGAAAAAACCTTGGCGGTGTCCTTGCGCCATCGTTGGAAAGTAATTGGCGCCTCCTTCGTCTTCTTCCTTTTGAGTTTTAGTTCCGTCGCGTTTTTGCGCGGGGAGTTTCAGCCGGCGCAAGATCAAAGTTCGTTGATGATTCAAATCAGCAACCCGCCGAAGTCGGCGATTTCGTTCACCGATGAGAAAGTAAAAATCATCGAAGACTTCTTGTTGAAGCGCTCGGAAGTCGCATCGACCTTCGTTGCGGCCGGCGGTTTCACGGGCGGCGAGGCGAATAATGCCATCGTCTTTGTCGACATGAAACCAAAAGGTCAGCGCGGTAAAGATGCGCAAAAAGGTAAAGAACTCAGTCAGCAAGAATTCATTGAAGTTGTTCGTGAGTATTTGAATAAAGCGATTCCTGATTCCAAGCCTCAGGTGCAAGACCCGTCCACTCAAGGTTTCGGCGGCGGAGGAGGAAAAGGTTTTCCGGTGGAGTTCAGTATTCAAGGACCCGACTGGAAC
This region of Bdellovibrio sp. 22V genomic DNA includes:
- a CDS encoding TolC family protein, giving the protein MSNRILFSVLCVFLLSSNSSPAATLQEAYQSALQKNEIVGLQNSQVTQIREQVKQVRGGLYPQINANATYLIQPQPSDPIARQFFPDRQTTIALTANQVLFRGLREFAGVRQAKDLEQSAEEKRNQALVLLYQDVTTAYLNVLTLEQDLKNVEVQIKIYDERVKELRGRVRRGESNSTEILTAQSSEAALKAEEQVLRGNLKMARETFGFVTGLPTNEPLVDPDLASKKNLAPLESYLKSAENRYDIKSAVKLFEAMEEEVKIAKGAHWPSLDLTGNYYFKRPEGFSEDLNWDLQFRLVLPLFEGGSTQAKVREAAAKRMEADLTLARLRRQAEQEIRAYHENYQARISQVEALQKAESLSEKNYQVLQRDYRRGLARNIDVQIALTDFRIASRALDQARYAAQLDLVRLQIASAEIIAPQVKED
- a CDS encoding MFS transporter, which gives rise to MNEQSPSSSAPVLSKNLVFLLGFAVAVLASNLYYAQPLIALIRESIGLSASSSGLIVTLTQVGYGLGVLLLVPLGDLFENRKLILTMIGVAFVGVVGLGFVSDIIPYFLAALVTGLGASCVQIIVPYSAHLTPENIRGRVVGNLMSGLMLGIMLSRPAASILADLFSWHAIFYLSGLLLVILAIALYKMLPAREPAPLNTPYPRLLASMGHLFVRTPVLRRRAIYQACMFGAFSLFWTTAPLYLAGPDFQLSQTAIAFFALAGVAGAISAPFAGRLADKGFSRSATAVAMISASLSFLITHLFAPGSLLSLAILVFAAILLDAGITANLVLGQRAIFSLRAKYRSRLNGLYVATIFVGGALGSFSGAWAYAKGGWVLTSWVGFLFPLVAFIYFGTEWLTGFQRKKSRKATA
- a CDS encoding pseudouridine synthase — translated: MNILFEDEHFFAIDKPAGFFVHPPELSPYPVPKEKICLYLLKKMMKQDVFPVHRLDAPTSGVLLWAKSRNATRELSRLFMERQMHKTYQAVVRGFTDNTGSIDIPLEVEGEMEPVAAKTEYKTLQTLELPFAVGKKYPTSRYSLVEVHPVTGRWHQIRRHFDRIAHPLLGDIEHGDSHHNRFFRDHLDIKGLCLKATSVEMQHPWTGEVLKIEAPSCEKWEKIHALFTGKIEPA
- a CDS encoding HEAT repeat domain-containing protein codes for the protein MKFNALRYLMLPWFLFFCLIITAMVLDGTVIHFLPFVHDYYLWMIGTGAFVCLYMNFRTLTKAGIWIAHSLPATLRTNPWWWFLQAGIAIGIAYTVYGVGKLDWAPVIWQAAVIPFFALLCLFFAIRGVMGPILVWCSRVAFSRVSAFVLSWPIFLIVPITAIFVGRTVATAYRESRPDFVFSQDAASENNEATATAKSERPNEESIPAVHPTALELQAAVQTGTSCNDKNKLIQRTLTAQGDADTVFWAIKAVGCAEIKSIVGLPKLADIMLKHPHAVVRAEAIQQMMKFGVSNVKQIGYLLVKRISAAEPLPVIEASSLVMLKLGEDEKAWVSKRLTTLLDTPKTSALASELLVSELQREDLVTKFVSENLSANDEHRDLAVRMICSLPKKARELSEEQITNVLQAIKTGEAEDPAVKALSCLGSTGLIALQKEILTPQVTSKEVAARAFAETTWSDEKVALQTAAACVHDKTPSVRDWCSQALGKAGAPAIPDILKLLKSDDQEMKDAATRALSYLQDPEAKDALMKERAMNSGWMANKKNLELARAIDQALVNMN
- a CDS encoding efflux RND transporter permease subunit is translated as MVLSDLSIRRPVFAWMLMFGLIVFGAISFMRMGVSELPDVDFPVISLSVRYEGAAPEVMEADVIDPIEDALISIQGVKNITSVARNSTADITVEFDLERNIDVAFQDVQAKISQIQGALPQDMDTPTVMKINPEDFPIMWLSLSSSKMPLEEMMVFVKDEIRDRLTTVPGVGNLWMPGYLEPNLRVWVRNEDLHKYALSAADVTNTLRAEHAEPPAGRSEFEKTEYSLRTLGEAKTIPQFNKILINTRGGGPNYSPITLDKVADIKEGMVDVVQFARANGKAAVGLGVVKQRGSNAVSVAHAVKDRIAEIQKTLPEGMQIVVNYDGTKFVEESVHELVLTLILAAILTSLVCWLFLGSWSSTFNVLLAIPTSVLGSFIILYFAGFTLNIFTLMGLSLAIGIVVDDAIMVLENIIRHLEMGKSKKDAALVGAREITFAAMAASVSLVAIFLPIAFMEGLIGRFLFQFGVTMSAAVMISLLEALTLTPMRASQFVESGERKTRLGRAFEHGFERMRHFYEKTLAVSLRHRWKVIGASFVFFLLSFSSVAFLRGEFQPAQDQSSLMIQISNPPKSAISFTDEKVKIIEDFLLKRSEVASTFVAAGGFTGGEANNAIVFVDMKPKGQRGKDAQKGKELSQQEFIEVVREYLNKAIPDSKPQVQDPSTQGFGGGGGKGFPVEFSIQGPDWNELGKFSEQIVDELKKQKVMTDVSSDYQAGAPEVQIIPNRQKASDRGVSVIAVGEVVNAMMGGVVVGSYEKGGHRYDIRVKMSENGRGPQERIKELKVRNNRGELVPIAEVVDIKQANVASTISRKNRQRSIVIYGNVGEGLSQQQSVEKAQEVARKILPEGYKVEISGSAQEFQQSFISLIFALVLGFIVAYMILASQFNSFIDPITVFMALPFSFSGAFLALLIGNQSLNIFSMIGLILLMGIVKKNSILLVDFTNQRRDLEHVHVNKALLEACPTRLRPILMTSFATIAGAVPAALSLGPGAEARQPMAIAVIGGVFVSTFLTLYVVPCVYSLFAFFDRREKSLGKAPTETVKA